In a genomic window of Roseofilum capinflatum BLCC-M114:
- a CDS encoding TIGR01548 family HAD-type hydrolase — protein MKRQGLVVFDIDGVLRDVGQSYRRAIADTVEKFTDQQYRPTLADMDELKSEGIWNNDWEASQELVYRYWSSQGRERESVGLNYEELVEFFQSRYQGTDTHNFNGYITTETLLVTADYLQGLTQQGILWGFFSGATRAEAKYALEYRLGLSNLALVAMEDAPGKPDPTGLFQVIEQLDPDPALPVFYVGDTVADMKTVERARAEQPERLWVAIGILPPHVQETPERSQSYAQRLQQAGAQRVFKNVEDLTVAEIKGLIQA, from the coding sequence GTGGTGTTTGATATTGATGGGGTTTTGCGGGATGTGGGTCAATCCTATCGTCGGGCGATCGCCGATACGGTGGAGAAGTTTACAGATCAGCAGTATCGTCCCACGTTAGCAGATATGGATGAGCTGAAAAGTGAGGGCATTTGGAATAATGATTGGGAAGCCTCCCAAGAGTTAGTGTATCGCTATTGGTCTAGCCAGGGGCGAGAGCGGGAGAGTGTGGGACTCAATTATGAGGAGCTGGTGGAGTTTTTCCAGTCTCGCTATCAAGGGACTGATACCCACAATTTCAACGGATATATTACGACTGAAACCCTCTTAGTCACGGCTGATTATCTGCAAGGTTTGACGCAACAGGGGATTTTGTGGGGCTTTTTTAGTGGGGCAACACGAGCGGAAGCCAAGTATGCTCTAGAGTACCGGTTAGGACTGTCGAATCTGGCGCTGGTGGCGATGGAAGATGCACCAGGAAAGCCCGATCCGACGGGATTATTTCAGGTGATTGAGCAGTTAGATCCCGATCCAGCGCTACCAGTGTTTTATGTGGGGGATACGGTGGCAGATATGAAGACAGTAGAGAGAGCAAGAGCAGAACAACCGGAGCGGTTATGGGTGGCGATCGGGATTTTACCGCCCCATGTGCAAGAAACCCCGGAACGAAGCCAGAGCTACGCCCAACGGTTGCAACAGGCTGGAGCGCAAAGGGTGTTTAAGAATGTGGAAGATTTAACCGTTGCTGAGATTAAAGGATTGA